The Polaribacter sp. HaHaR_3_91 genomic sequence GCTAGGGGCCATTGAGTTAAAACAAGATTGTGCTTTTGTAGCAGTACCATCAACATTAACTGCAGAATTAATTGAGAAATTAAACAATTCTCGTTTAAAAAAGAAAAAAGTACGTATTTACGAAGTGTAAAAATATGAGTAATAAAGAATTAAATACAGAAGTAAATTCGTGCATCAATACCCTTCAAAAATTATTGGAGGATACGAATCAACTTTTTGAATTGCCTGAGGAGCAAAGAGTCGCGCTTTTTAAAGTTGCTGGCGAATTATCTCGTCCAAACAGAGATGAATTTCAGCGTAGACGTAAAGACGCTAAAAAAGCGGCAAAACGTAAAATGATTGAAAGCGATAAACACGCTAGAAAATCTACCGGAATACGTTCTGCAAGAGAAGCTGCATTATTTGTTGCACCAAAATTATTAGGAGCAGCAGAATTAAATGAAGATACACCAGAATTAGAATCGCCAAGAAATTGTTATGTCTGTAAAACGGTTTTTACCAAATTGCATCATTTTTATGACACAATGTGTACCGAATGTGGAGATTTAAATTATGCAAAACGGTTTCAAACGACAGATTTAAAAGGTCAAGTAGCAGTAATTACAGGTTCTCGTTTAAAAATCGGATATCATATTACCTTAATGTGTTTGCGTTCTGGAGCAACAGTTGTGGCAACAACACGTTTTCCTGCAGATTCTGCAATTCGTTTTTCTAAAGAAGAAGATTATAAAGATTGGAGTCATCGTTTACACATTCATGGCTTAGATTTAAGACACATACCAAGTGTAGAAATTTTCTGTAATTATATAGAACAAAAATACGATCGATTAGATATTTTAATCAACAATGCTGCACAAACGGTAAGACGTCCGTCTGGTTTTTATTTCCATTTAATGGAAAATGAAAAGAAACCAATTGACCAATTACCAAAATTGGCACAGACTTTATTACAAGATCACGAAAGTTGTTTAGAAGAATTGGCGGATTTAAGTGTCTCTACTGCTAAAACGGATAAAAATAATGTTTTGCCAGTTACTTGGCACGGACCAGAACCAGGAATTGGTTTAAGAAATTCAGCAGAATTATCTCAAATTCCGTATAGTTTTGACAATTCATTACAAACTGCAGAAGTTTTTCCGGAAGGCGAATTAGATGCAGATTTACAACAAGTAGATTTAAGAAAAACCAATAGTTGGCGTTTAAAATTAGGCGAAATAGAAACTACAGAAATGGTAGAAGTACAGTTGGTAAATGCTGTTGCACCGTTTGTGTTATGTAATCGTTTGTCTAATTTAATGATGAAAGAAAATACGGGTAAAAAGCATATTATCAATGTAACTGCGATGGAAGGGAAGTTCCATCGATTTAAAAAGGTAGACAGACATCCACATACAAATATGGCCAAAGCAGCCTTAAATATGTTAACACATACGTCTGCTTCAACATTTGCAAAGAAAGGTATTTATATGAATGCAGTTGATACTGGTTGGGTTACAGATGAAGATCCTGCAGAATTGTCTAAGCATAAAGTAGAAACGCACGATTTTCAGCCACCATTAGATATTGTAGATGGTGCCGCAAGAGTGATGGACCCATTAATTGATGGAATTAATACTGGTAAACATTGGTCTGGTAAATTCTTAAAAGATTATTTTCCGATAGATTGGTAGTTTTTATATTATAAAATAACAAGTAGAATAAAATTTAAAAAGGAATACGTATGGTCTAAAATCATAAGTATTCCTTTTTTTTATTATTGATTATAGATCTTTTTTTGTAAATATCAAACTAAAATAGTAACTTAGGAGAGTTACTTTTCTGTAACATTATTTATAAACCATTAAAACTTATAATTATGTTAGCATTTAGAACCGAAATTAGAAACTCACCAAGAGAACAAACTTTAAAAATTTATTTAAGCGATACGTCATTTGTTGTAGGATTAAAGAATCTCCTAGAAAACATAAAAGGGGTTCGTATTGTAGAAGTACAAGAAAGTTTTAGTAGAAATAGGGTAGCAGAAAATGTAACGATTTACAGAAAAGAAAAGCACTCTATAAACGCTTTAAAGGAAAAAGTAGATACTTTTTTAGGTATTTATTTTGAGAAGATAATAGTGTAATACTACTTTTTAAAGACTGTATTTATAGGTATATCATTCTTCGGAATAAAAATTTAATAAAAAAACAGAAAAGAAAACAATTATAAGGTTGTATATCAGAAAAATGGAACCATCTTTGCAATACAATTAGTATTATAAATTTAACAACATTATTATGAGTAAAGGTACAGTAAAGTTTTTCAACGACACAAAAGGTTTTGGTTTTATCACTGAAGAAGGAGTAAGCAAAGATCATTTTGTACACGTTTCTGGTTTAATTGATGAAATTAGAGAAGGTGACGAAGTTGAATTCGATTTACAAGAAGGAAACAAAGGTTTAAACGCGGTTAACGTAAAAGTTATCTAAGAAATATACTTAAAGTTTTATAAAAGCCCATCAATTAATTGATGGGCTTTTTTTTGTGTCATTATTTTTGAATTGACCTTTAATAAAATATACGATAGTTATTAAGGATTAAAAAAAAAGGCTCGTAATTAGCGAGCCTTTTTTAAATTATTTGGTTTTGTATTTATTAGAATAGCGTTTCCAAAGTTTTGTTTGGTGTGTTTCTAGGCTAATTTTTCTACCTTGTATAAAAGCATCCGTTAAAATGTTTCCTCTCATGTCTAAAGCATCACCTTCAGAAACAAATAAGGTTGCATCTTTACCAACTTCTAAGGTTCCAACCATATCATCAATACCTAAAATCTTTGCAGAATTAGAAGTTAATAATTGCAATGCTACTTCTTTATCTAATCCGAAAGCAGCAAATGTACCTGCGTAAAACGGAAGGTTTCTAGTATTCATTCTTTCCATTTGACCTTCCATACCAAGGGCAACAACAACACCTTTATCTGTTAAGTTTTTTGCAATTGTGTACGTATAATCATAAGCATCGTCCTCATTTTCTGGATTTCTGTGTGGTCTTTCTAAAACAACTGCTATGTTATTTTTAACTAATAAATCTGCTACTTTATCAGCTTCATCACCATGAACAATTACAATGTTTTTGATGCCCAATTCTTTAATAATTGTGATAGCATCTGTAATTTCTTTTTGGCCGTTTACATGAATAAATAATTTCTTACTTCCCTCAAATAAACCTTTTGTAGCTTCATAAGGTAAATGCATTTTATTTTTATCACTTGCTAAATAGGTTTTAGCATTTGCAAAATAAGATTGAATATCATTTATTTTTTTAGGATACTCTTTATCTGGTCTTAAAGCAGGATCTTCTCCTAGCCACCATCTTCCGCTTGTAAAACTAGTTGGCCAGTTTATGTGAATTGCATCGTCTGTTTTTATACTAGCATCTTCCCAATTCCAAGCATCTAATTGCACCACAGAAGATGTACCTGAAATTGTACCACCTCTAGGTGTAATTTGGGCCATTAAAACACCATTTGGACGCATAGATTCTACCACTTTACTCTCTGCATTATAGGCAACCAAACTTCTAATATGTGGGTTATTTGCTCCAATCTCATCTTCATCATCACTTGCTTTTACAGCATCTATTTCTACCAAACCTATAGAGGCATTTGTCGCAATAAAACCAGGATACACATGTTTACCCTTGGCATTAATGACGGTTCCTCTTCTGGCTATTTTTGCATTTGCATTTCCAACAAATACAATTTTTCCATTGCTAAACATTACTAAAGCATTTTCTATAATTTTTCCATTTCCTAAATGTGCTGTTGCACCTTCTATAGAATAATCTGTAGTTTGTTTGTCTGCGGGCGTTTGTTGCGCAATGCTATTTCCTACTAAGAAGAAAAATAGCAAACTATATATTATTTTTTTCATCATTATTTAGTTTTATATTTCTTCTAATGTATCGCAGTGAAAATTTCTATCTTTTCTTTTTGCTGGAATTTGGGTTTTTGCTCCTCCCATTTTTTCCTGCAACATCATATTGATTAATTTGCTCTTTTCTTGCTTAATAGCTTCACGTTTTTTGATATCTTCATTTCTATCAAAAAACACTTTTCCTTCAATAATTGTTTTTTCAACTTTAGCATAAATAGACATTGGGTGATGGCTCCATAAAACAACATCTGCATCTTTACCTACTTTAATACTACCAACACGATCATCAATATGTAATAATTTTGCAGGGTTAATAGTAACCATATTCCAAGCTTCTAATTCTGTCATTCCACCATACTTTACTGTTTTTGCTGCTTCTTGATTTAGTCTTCTAGACATTTCTCTGTCATCAGAATTAATAGCAACAGTAAGACCTTCATTGTGCATAATTGCTGCATTGTATGGTATTGCGTCGTTTACTTCGTATTTATATGCCCACCAATCTGAAAATGTTGAAGCACCAATATTGCGATCTTTCATCTTATCAGCAACTTTATAACCTTCTAAAATATGTGTAAATGTATTTATTTTGAAGCCCATTTTATCGGCAACATTCATTAACATATTAATTTCAGATTGTACATAAGAGTGACAAGAAATATGACGTTCTCCGTGTAAAATCTCAACCAAAGTTTCCATTTCTGTATCTATTCTATACGGTTTTCCACTTTTCTTTAAAGCATCATATTCATGAGCTCTTGTAAAATAATCTGTAAAAACTTGTTCTACACCCATTCTTGTTTGCGGAAAACGTGTTCCATTTGTATGACGAGATTGTTTTACATTTTCACCTAAAGCAAATTTTATAAATTTAGGAGAATTTTTATAAATCATCTCATCTGCATTTTCTCCCCATTTTAGTTTGATAATTGCAGAACGACCACCAATAGGGTTTGCAGAACCGTGTAAAATTTGAGAAGTAGTAGTTCCTCCAGAAATGTTTCTGTAAATGTTTATGTCATTAGGATCAATTACATCTTCCATTGTAACTTCTGCAGATGAGTTTTGAGCACCTTCGTTTACAGCAGAAGCTGCAATATGAGAATGTTCATCTACAATACCAGCTGTTAAATGCTTGCCTGTTCCGTCAATTTCTGTAGCTCCTCTAGCACTTAAATTAGAACCAATCTTTTCTATTTTTCCGTCTTTTAAAAGGACATCTGTTTTTTCTAAAATACCTTCTTTTTCACTGGTCCAAACAGTTACATTTTTAACTAAGATTGTCTCTGTTTTAGGTTGAATATAATTACCGAATCCTATATTAGGATAACTTACTGGAACTACTGTAATTGCTTTTTCTTCTTCGTTTTTTTCTTTTTTTGAAACTTCCTCTTTTTGAACCTTTTTACTGGCAGACCAATAGGTTTTATT encodes the following:
- a CDS encoding SDR family NAD(P)-dependent oxidoreductase; translated protein: MSNKELNTEVNSCINTLQKLLEDTNQLFELPEEQRVALFKVAGELSRPNRDEFQRRRKDAKKAAKRKMIESDKHARKSTGIRSAREAALFVAPKLLGAAELNEDTPELESPRNCYVCKTVFTKLHHFYDTMCTECGDLNYAKRFQTTDLKGQVAVITGSRLKIGYHITLMCLRSGATVVATTRFPADSAIRFSKEEDYKDWSHRLHIHGLDLRHIPSVEIFCNYIEQKYDRLDILINNAAQTVRRPSGFYFHLMENEKKPIDQLPKLAQTLLQDHESCLEELADLSVSTAKTDKNNVLPVTWHGPEPGIGLRNSAELSQIPYSFDNSLQTAEVFPEGELDADLQQVDLRKTNSWRLKLGEIETTEMVEVQLVNAVAPFVLCNRLSNLMMKENTGKKHIINVTAMEGKFHRFKKVDRHPHTNMAKAALNMLTHTSASTFAKKGIYMNAVDTGWVTDEDPAELSKHKVETHDFQPPLDIVDGAARVMDPLIDGINTGKHWSGKFLKDYFPIDW
- a CDS encoding cold-shock protein; the encoded protein is MSKGTVKFFNDTKGFGFITEEGVSKDHFVHVSGLIDEIREGDEVEFDLQEGNKGLNAVNVKVI
- a CDS encoding amidohydrolase family protein, encoding MKKIIYSLLFFFLVGNSIAQQTPADKQTTDYSIEGATAHLGNGKIIENALVMFSNGKIVFVGNANAKIARRGTVINAKGKHVYPGFIATNASIGLVEIDAVKASDDEDEIGANNPHIRSLVAYNAESKVVESMRPNGVLMAQITPRGGTISGTSSVVQLDAWNWEDASIKTDDAIHINWPTSFTSGRWWLGEDPALRPDKEYPKKINDIQSYFANAKTYLASDKNKMHLPYEATKGLFEGSKKLFIHVNGQKEITDAITIIKELGIKNIVIVHGDEADKVADLLVKNNIAVVLERPHRNPENEDDAYDYTYTIAKNLTDKGVVVALGMEGQMERMNTRNLPFYAGTFAAFGLDKEVALQLLTSNSAKILGIDDMVGTLEVGKDATLFVSEGDALDMRGNILTDAFIQGRKISLETHQTKLWKRYSNKYKTK